Proteins encoded in a region of the Candidatus Methylacidiphilales bacterium genome:
- a CDS encoding ferredoxin produces MADATRKLPENLPGKWYVDDTCTPCHVCLDEAPGLLKYNDDQTYVYFYKQPASPEEEDAAQRALDVCPTGAIGNDG; encoded by the coding sequence ATGGCTGACGCAACACGCAAACTACCCGAAAACCTTCCCGGAAAATGGTATGTCGATGATACCTGCACCCCGTGCCACGTCTGTCTGGACGAAGCCCCCGGGTTGTTGAAGTACAACGACGACCAGACCTACGTCTATTTCTACAAGCAACCCGCCTCCCCCGAGGAAGAAGACGCCGCCCAGCGCGCGCTGGATGTCTGCCCGACGGGCGCCATCGGCAACGACGGTTGA
- the rplU gene encoding 50S ribosomal protein L21, which yields MFAVIRTGSKQYKVSEGDLIDVELLAGAEPGKSTTFNDVLLIADGASVNVGKPTVSGASVTGEVLGEVKGDKVIAFKYRRTEGYHRTVGHRQRYLRVKIAKIKS from the coding sequence ATGTTCGCAGTCATCCGTACCGGTAGTAAACAATACAAAGTCAGCGAGGGCGACCTCATTGACGTGGAACTCCTCGCGGGCGCAGAGCCGGGTAAATCCACCACTTTCAACGACGTCCTTCTGATCGCAGACGGTGCCTCCGTCAATGTGGGCAAGCCCACCGTCTCCGGCGCCTCCGTCACCGGCGAAGTCCTCGGAGAGGTCAAAGGGGACAAGGTCATCGCCTTCAAATACCGCCGCACCGAGGGTTATCACCGCACCGTGGGACACCGCCAGCGCTACCTCCGCGTGAAAATCGCCAAGATCAAATCCTGA
- a CDS encoding aminotransferase class IV, which translates to MIDPLDEGFRYGRGAFETVRVSRGRALLRAEHVDALKEAAVALGLDSSRIEPGDPPADSGFWRWILTPRQFLTLWVDEGVEEVVGVELGLSRLRVCSTAWESRHKTLSYLLQIQAREESVTGRDVLLNENGHMAGATMANLFWVRDGRVFTPSRDCGCRNGAVRRWILRNTPDLAEVAESPAVLDGADEIFLTNSRLGIVPVLRWQGMTCNTGPVTLGLRGRLLEAWNG; encoded by the coding sequence ATGATTGATCCACTGGATGAGGGGTTCCGCTACGGACGGGGGGCGTTTGAGACTGTTCGGGTTTCCCGGGGACGGGCCCTGCTTCGCGCGGAGCATGTCGATGCCTTGAAAGAAGCGGCCGTGGCCCTGGGTTTGGACAGCAGCCGTATCGAACCCGGAGATCCGCCTGCCGATAGCGGCTTCTGGCGATGGATCCTGACGCCGCGGCAGTTTCTCACCCTCTGGGTCGATGAAGGCGTTGAGGAAGTGGTGGGGGTCGAACTCGGGCTATCCCGTCTGCGCGTCTGTTCAACGGCATGGGAATCGCGCCACAAGACCTTGAGCTACCTTTTGCAGATCCAAGCGCGGGAAGAATCCGTCACGGGCCGGGATGTCCTCTTGAATGAAAACGGTCATATGGCCGGGGCCACCATGGCCAACCTGTTCTGGGTGCGCGACGGACGCGTCTTCACCCCCTCGCGGGATTGTGGTTGCCGGAACGGGGCGGTGCGGCGCTGGATTTTACGGAACACACCGGATTTGGCCGAAGTGGCCGAATCCCCCGCCGTGCTGGATGGCGCGGATGAAATCTTCCTGACCAATTCCCGCCTGGGTATTGTTCCTGTGCTGCGATGGCAGGGAATGACCTGTAACACCGGGCCCGTCACGCTCGGTCTGCGTGGCCGGCTTTTGGAAGCCTGGAACGGTTGA
- a CDS encoding sulfite reductase subunit alpha: MSDAVAAPASPYNKNNPFLSTVSSKNQINKPGSAKETRHIVINLSGSGMQYQPGYSLGVFPVNDPAVVDGLIQLLGLNPAEPIAQKDGSTKSLHELLTKDFTLNRAGTKLVKALAEKLPAGPKKEELAAIVADEAKLADYIFTRDVIDVFTEVPGYKPSAAELLEMLGRIVPRLYSIASSQAKHPDEVHLTVAIVRYEHHGRKKKGLASGFLADETVIGKPHVPVFLAPNKHFKLPDNPQTPVIMVGPGTGIAPFRAFLEQREMDRATGPNWLFFGDQKKSTDFLYEEEFAAWQKAGLLTRLDTAFSRDQEHKIYVQDRMRENGAELWKWLKDGAYFYVCGDAKRMAKDVHQALIDIARDHGGLSPEAADEYINKTLMKDERRYVRDVY; the protein is encoded by the coding sequence ATGAGTGACGCCGTCGCAGCCCCCGCCAGCCCCTACAACAAGAACAACCCCTTTCTTTCCACTGTCAGCTCGAAAAATCAGATCAACAAGCCCGGCTCGGCCAAGGAAACCCGCCACATCGTCATCAACCTTTCCGGGAGCGGCATGCAATACCAACCGGGCTACTCCCTCGGTGTCTTTCCGGTCAACGACCCCGCCGTGGTCGACGGCCTGATCCAACTCCTCGGCCTCAACCCCGCCGAGCCCATCGCCCAGAAAGACGGCAGCACCAAATCCCTGCACGAGCTCCTGACCAAAGATTTCACCCTCAACCGGGCCGGCACCAAGCTCGTCAAGGCCCTGGCTGAAAAACTCCCCGCCGGGCCCAAAAAAGAAGAATTGGCCGCCATCGTCGCCGATGAAGCCAAACTGGCCGACTACATCTTCACCCGTGATGTCATCGACGTCTTCACCGAGGTGCCCGGATACAAACCGAGTGCCGCTGAATTGCTGGAAATGCTCGGCCGCATCGTTCCCCGCCTCTATTCCATCGCCTCCTCGCAGGCCAAACACCCGGACGAAGTCCACCTCACTGTGGCCATTGTCCGCTACGAACACCATGGACGGAAGAAAAAGGGCCTGGCCTCGGGCTTCCTGGCCGACGAAACCGTCATCGGCAAACCCCATGTGCCGGTTTTCCTCGCCCCCAACAAACACTTCAAACTGCCGGACAACCCCCAAACGCCCGTGATCATGGTCGGTCCCGGCACCGGCATTGCCCCCTTCCGCGCCTTTCTGGAACAACGCGAAATGGACCGTGCCACCGGCCCGAACTGGCTTTTCTTCGGCGACCAGAAAAAATCCACCGACTTCCTTTACGAGGAGGAATTTGCCGCCTGGCAGAAAGCCGGTCTGCTCACCCGCCTGGATACGGCCTTCTCCCGTGACCAGGAACACAAGATCTACGTGCAGGACCGCATGCGCGAAAACGGGGCCGAACTCTGGAAGTGGCTCAAGGACGGGGCTTATTTCTACGTCTGCGGCGACGCCAAGCGAATGGCCAAGGACGTTCATCAGGCACTGATTGACATCGCCCGCGATCACGGCGGCCTCTCTCCGGAAGCGGCCGATGAATACATCAACAAGACCCTGATGAAGGACGAGCGCCGATACGTCCGCGACGTGTATTGA
- a CDS encoding anthranilate synthase component I family protein has product MNPPPTAVIVRDGMPGTAYFFGAADSTLVGGPGDHGLLAEGLARRRASCPPADTVHPPGAWVGAFRYDGSFVFHDCPHVRVGTCDELWPEQMTAAADQSGLVHPWMETLDRHGYRAVVNAAKEHIRAGDIYQVNLTRRFWQPSAGDNAYELFRHLWSVTEAPLSAFLSLPGGALCSASPELFLSIQGRQATTRPIKGTRPRERDPMRDAQNAYELVSSPKEQAELVMITDLERNDLGRICEYGSVEVAELVKREAFSHVFHLVSTVTGRLRSGIGPVEAVAACFPGGSITGAPKKRAMEIISALETEPRGWYTGAMGYFGYDGSAQFNIAIRTLVLEEGVLHFHTGSGITADSDPGQEFDETRHKASALLQAVAQYRSSHMAGVTT; this is encoded by the coding sequence ATGAATCCGCCCCCCACTGCCGTCATCGTGCGCGATGGAATGCCCGGTACGGCCTATTTTTTTGGGGCGGCCGATTCCACCCTGGTTGGCGGGCCGGGTGATCATGGCCTTTTGGCGGAGGGTCTGGCCCGCCGTCGCGCCAGTTGCCCGCCCGCGGATACCGTACATCCACCAGGAGCGTGGGTCGGGGCCTTCCGATACGACGGGTCCTTTGTTTTCCATGATTGCCCGCATGTGCGCGTCGGGACCTGCGATGAACTCTGGCCCGAACAGATGACCGCAGCAGCGGATCAATCCGGGTTGGTTCACCCGTGGATGGAGACACTTGACCGCCACGGCTATCGGGCGGTCGTCAACGCGGCAAAGGAACACATCCGGGCGGGCGACATTTACCAGGTGAACCTGACCCGCCGTTTCTGGCAACCGTCAGCTGGCGACAATGCCTACGAACTCTTCCGGCACTTATGGTCCGTGACCGAAGCGCCGTTGTCGGCCTTCCTCAGCCTGCCGGGCGGCGCGCTCTGCTCGGCCTCGCCGGAACTTTTTCTATCGATTCAAGGGCGCCAAGCAACCACCCGTCCGATCAAAGGCACCCGCCCGCGCGAACGCGATCCGATGCGTGATGCCCAGAATGCCTACGAGCTGGTGTCCTCGCCCAAAGAGCAGGCCGAACTGGTCATGATCACCGATCTGGAACGCAACGACCTCGGGCGAATCTGTGAGTATGGTTCGGTGGAGGTTGCCGAGCTGGTCAAACGCGAGGCCTTTTCCCATGTCTTCCACTTGGTGTCCACCGTGACCGGCCGGCTGCGGTCGGGTATCGGGCCGGTGGAAGCGGTTGCGGCGTGTTTCCCCGGGGGATCCATCACCGGCGCTCCCAAAAAACGGGCCATGGAGATCATCTCCGCCCTCGAAACCGAACCGCGCGGTTGGTATACCGGTGCTATGGGTTACTTTGGTTACGATGGATCGGCCCAGTTCAACATCGCCATCCGCACACTGGTGCTGGAGGAGGGCGTGCTGCATTTTCACACCGGCAGCGGCATCACCGCGGACTCCGACCCCGGGCAGGAGTTTGATGAAACCCGGCACAAAGCCTCCGCCCTGCTCCAGGCGGTGGCCCAATACCGTTCCTCACACATGGCTGGCGTCACCACATGA
- the rpmA gene encoding 50S ribosomal protein L27, whose product MAHKKGQGSSQNGRDSASKRLGVKKFGGELVASGNIIIRQRGTRVRPGTNVGIGRDHTLFALTDGNVKFDKPNRRVHVLPLSSAS is encoded by the coding sequence ATGGCACATAAAAAAGGACAAGGAAGTTCCCAGAACGGCCGCGACAGCGCCAGCAAACGCCTCGGCGTGAAGAAATTCGGCGGCGAACTCGTCGCATCCGGCAACATCATCATCCGCCAGCGCGGCACCCGCGTCCGCCCCGGCACCAACGTCGGCATCGGCCGCGACCACACCCTGTTCGCCCTCACGGACGGCAATGTGAAGTTCGACAAGCCCAACCGCCGCGTCCACGTTCTCCCGCTCTCTTCGGCTTCCTGA
- a CDS encoding (Fe-S)-binding protein → MRVSLFIPCFVDHYFPKVGISIVKVLEQLGHTVDYPEGQTCCGQPAFNTGYWDEARGTAERMLDLFAKADVVVSASGSCGAMLKVFNPELFAGHPREAEAKALSAKVWEFSDFLVTKLGVEDLGARLETKATFHDGCHGLRELRIKSQPRHLLRHVKGLELIEMGEAESCCGFGGTFSVKFPHVSESMGDVKCQSILQTGASTVISNDSSCLMQIQGMLDRQKQPIRSLHLAEVLASK, encoded by the coding sequence GTGCGTGTTTCCCTCTTCATTCCTTGCTTCGTCGACCATTATTTCCCAAAAGTAGGCATCAGTATTGTCAAGGTCCTGGAACAACTCGGCCACACGGTCGACTACCCTGAAGGCCAGACCTGCTGCGGCCAACCGGCCTTCAACACCGGCTACTGGGATGAAGCCCGCGGCACGGCCGAGCGCATGCTCGATCTCTTCGCCAAGGCCGATGTCGTCGTCTCGGCCTCCGGTTCCTGCGGGGCCATGCTGAAAGTGTTCAACCCGGAACTCTTCGCCGGCCATCCCCGCGAAGCCGAGGCCAAAGCGCTCTCGGCCAAGGTCTGGGAATTCTCCGACTTCCTCGTCACCAAGCTCGGCGTGGAAGACCTCGGCGCCCGCCTCGAAACAAAGGCCACTTTCCACGACGGTTGCCACGGTCTGCGCGAACTCCGCATCAAGAGCCAGCCCCGCCATCTCCTCCGACACGTCAAAGGCCTCGAGCTGATCGAAATGGGTGAAGCCGAAAGCTGCTGCGGCTTCGGCGGAACTTTCTCGGTCAAGTTCCCCCATGTCTCCGAATCCATGGGCGACGTCAAATGCCAGTCCATCCTCCAGACCGGCGCCTCCACCGTCATCTCCAACGACTCCAGCTGTCTCATGCAGATCCAGGGCATGCTCGACCGCCAAAAACAACCCATCCGAAGCCTCCACCTCGCCGAGGTCCTGGCTTCCAAATAA
- a CDS encoding L,D-transpeptidase → MRLERWHFSCGTIDGDFGMRSKRAITQFQKNRGLPVTGQLDVETRIALGMAGNPFLEYTVTAEDLALIQPTPVLWADKAKATHLGYNDAWEMLGEKFHAMPSFLQELNPGLTVIETGTRLTVPNLQPELPLPKVDRIVILLSETTLLAYKGTQVVACFPCSIAANKNKRPAGALTVKNKVPNPNYTFDPTVLTHIAEKEGLTAKMILPPGPNNPVGMAWTGLSLPGYGIHGTPEPADISRTGSSGCFRLANWNARKILQMVDVGTPVEVIE, encoded by the coding sequence GTGCGCCTCGAACGCTGGCACTTTTCTTGCGGCACCATCGACGGCGACTTTGGCATGCGCAGCAAGCGCGCCATCACCCAGTTCCAAAAAAACCGCGGTCTGCCGGTGACCGGCCAGCTCGACGTCGAAACCCGCATCGCCCTGGGCATGGCCGGTAATCCTTTCCTCGAATACACCGTGACCGCCGAGGACCTGGCCCTCATCCAACCCACTCCCGTGCTCTGGGCCGATAAAGCCAAAGCCACCCACCTCGGCTACAACGATGCCTGGGAAATGCTCGGTGAAAAATTCCACGCCATGCCTTCCTTCCTCCAGGAACTCAACCCCGGGCTCACGGTCATCGAAACCGGAACCCGCCTCACCGTGCCCAACCTCCAGCCGGAACTTCCCCTGCCCAAGGTCGACCGCATCGTGATTCTCCTGTCCGAAACGACCCTGCTGGCCTACAAGGGCACCCAAGTCGTGGCCTGCTTCCCCTGCTCCATCGCCGCCAACAAGAACAAACGCCCGGCCGGGGCGCTGACCGTGAAGAACAAGGTTCCCAACCCCAATTACACCTTCGATCCCACGGTCCTCACCCATATTGCGGAAAAAGAGGGACTGACCGCCAAAATGATCCTGCCTCCAGGGCCGAACAACCCGGTGGGCATGGCGTGGACCGGGCTCAGCCTCCCGGGCTATGGCATCCATGGCACTCCGGAACCGGCCGACATCTCCCGCACCGGATCCAGCGGCTGTTTCCGTCTGGCCAATTGGAACGCCCGGAAAATCCTCCAGATGGTCGATGTCGGAACACCGGTCGAAGTCATCGAATGA
- a CDS encoding LUD domain-containing protein, with the protein MSDDRAIVFARIKEALQTPAKLSHPSSAHSQPSSAPSGYAAWLPAVTDTPEGRLAAFRERSELLKTEFITTSSAQLPAVMADLKARHGWQSAAWHTDPHVDPARHALDLPGFSTDGHYDAAALEKTDVSLTACDCLVAQTGGVLATSASAGGRTLSILPPHHVVIASADQLLPDLPAAFRLIEKKYGDHLPSMMCFETGPSRTGDIERILVLGAHGPKKLTVVLVLGQ; encoded by the coding sequence ATGAGCGACGATCGCGCCATCGTCTTTGCCCGGATCAAGGAAGCTCTACAAACGCCAGCGAAGCTTTCCCATCCTTCCTCTGCCCACAGTCAACCGTCGTCTGCTCCCAGCGGCTACGCCGCTTGGCTCCCCGCCGTGACCGACACCCCGGAAGGCCGCCTGGCCGCGTTCCGGGAACGTTCGGAACTTCTCAAAACAGAATTCATCACGACCTCGTCGGCCCAACTTCCTGCGGTCATGGCCGACCTCAAGGCGCGCCACGGCTGGCAATCCGCCGCCTGGCACACTGACCCCCATGTCGATCCCGCGCGTCATGCCCTCGACCTGCCGGGATTTTCCACCGACGGCCACTACGATGCCGCCGCCTTGGAAAAAACCGACGTCAGCCTGACCGCCTGCGACTGCCTCGTCGCCCAGACCGGCGGCGTCCTCGCGACCTCGGCTTCAGCCGGTGGACGCACCCTCTCCATCCTCCCCCCTCACCACGTGGTCATTGCTAGTGCGGATCAATTGCTGCCCGACCTTCCCGCCGCCTTCCGGCTGATCGAAAAGAAATACGGCGACCACCTTCCCAGCATGATGTGTTTCGAAACCGGCCCCAGCCGCACAGGTGACATCGAGCGCATCCTCGTCCTCGGCGCCCACGGACCGAAAAAGTTGACAGTTGTACTGGTCCTTGGTCAGTAG
- a CDS encoding diacylglycerol kinase family protein, producing MHPVFKILRSFPPAFRGITLLIRSQTNARVHLVATLVVIVAGIWQKASAVEWGLLSLAIGLVWTAEAFNTALEWLADRVTTEKDAKIRDLKDVAAAGVLLAAFTSLAIAGCVFFA from the coding sequence ATGCACCCCGTTTTCAAAATCCTCCGCTCGTTTCCGCCTGCTTTCCGGGGAATCACGCTGCTCATCCGCAGCCAGACCAACGCCCGGGTTCACTTGGTGGCCACGCTTGTGGTCATCGTGGCGGGGATCTGGCAAAAAGCATCCGCAGTCGAATGGGGGCTGTTGTCCCTGGCCATCGGTCTGGTCTGGACGGCGGAGGCCTTCAACACCGCCCTCGAATGGCTGGCCGACCGGGTAACGACCGAAAAGGATGCGAAAATCCGCGACCTCAAAGATGTGGCCGCCGCCGGCGTCCTCCTCGCCGCTTTCACTTCCCTGGCCATCGCGGGATGTGTCTTCTTTGCCTAA
- a CDS encoding pitrilysin family protein encodes MPVYQTHALGRSTLVFCPLEHVESVSVGLWFRTGSRYEPLDLHGGAHFLEHMLFKGTRRRTALQISEAVESRGGDLNAFTSEEMTCYYCRVDSDHLKLVLDVLFDMLWHSSFPAAEMSRERGVILEEIRMYDDQPQVVVQEHLNQAMWPSSTLGRSILGSPDSVAAMSRTALMKFWRGHYGPDSLVVSVAGRTDLETVQSLLHAHLRVATTSPETRGWKPVSFKTRRTVRTEATTRPVQQCNLALGIRGIPRKDPRRFAEKLLSVILGENMSSRLFQVVREKHGLAYSIHTSVSHFNDTGAFYIQAGVEREKMAEALGLVATELGRIARYAPSAAEVRRAKDYTIGQLKLGLESTTNRMMWMGECMLGLGHLIQPREIIDTVEAVSPAEIRSVAADFFQPGRMTLSAVGPELDAAELEEAARPFNSL; translated from the coding sequence ATGCCCGTTTACCAAACCCATGCCCTGGGGCGTTCCACTTTGGTTTTCTGCCCCCTTGAGCATGTGGAAAGCGTGTCAGTCGGACTGTGGTTCCGCACGGGTTCCCGCTATGAGCCCCTGGATCTGCATGGGGGAGCCCATTTTTTGGAGCACATGCTCTTCAAGGGCACCCGGCGGCGAACCGCCCTCCAGATCAGTGAAGCGGTGGAAAGTCGCGGTGGTGACCTCAACGCGTTCACTTCTGAAGAAATGACCTGTTACTACTGTCGGGTGGATTCCGACCACCTGAAACTGGTGCTGGATGTTCTCTTCGACATGCTTTGGCACTCCAGCTTCCCGGCCGCGGAAATGTCCCGGGAACGCGGAGTCATCCTGGAGGAAATCCGGATGTACGACGACCAGCCCCAAGTGGTGGTGCAAGAACACCTCAACCAGGCCATGTGGCCCTCCAGCACACTGGGCCGGTCCATTCTGGGTTCACCCGATTCGGTGGCGGCCATGTCGCGCACAGCCTTGATGAAGTTTTGGCGGGGTCACTACGGTCCGGATTCCTTGGTGGTCTCGGTGGCCGGCCGGACCGATTTGGAGACCGTCCAGTCGCTGCTTCATGCCCACCTCCGGGTGGCGACGACCAGCCCGGAAACGCGTGGTTGGAAGCCGGTTTCCTTCAAGACCCGGCGCACCGTTCGCACCGAGGCCACCACCCGGCCGGTCCAGCAGTGCAATCTCGCCCTGGGCATCCGCGGCATCCCGCGCAAAGACCCCCGCCGCTTCGCCGAGAAGCTCCTATCCGTCATCCTGGGCGAAAACATGAGTTCGCGCCTCTTCCAAGTGGTGCGTGAAAAGCACGGTTTGGCGTATTCGATCCACACTTCGGTTTCGCATTTCAATGACACCGGCGCCTTTTACATCCAGGCCGGGGTGGAGCGGGAAAAGATGGCGGAGGCGCTGGGGTTGGTGGCCACGGAATTGGGCCGCATCGCCCGTTATGCCCCATCCGCCGCCGAAGTCCGCCGGGCCAAGGATTACACCATCGGCCAGTTGAAACTCGGCTTGGAAAGCACCACCAACCGCATGATGTGGATGGGGGAATGCATGCTCGGCCTGGGCCACCTCATCCAGCCGCGTGAAATCATCGATACGGTTGAGGCCGTTTCGCCGGCCGAGATTCGCAGTGTGGCGGCGGATTTCTTTCAACCCGGACGCATGACGCTTTCCGCGGTCGGTCCCGAACTGGATGCCGCCGAGTTGGAAGAGGCGGCCCGTCCGTTCAACAGTCTTTAA
- a CDS encoding TA system VapC family ribonuclease toxin has protein sequence MDIPDINVWLALVDQNHVHHASAVRYWEETADSQMAFTRVSMMGLLRLSTQPGVLSRTLTAAEAWRTYHQLMATPGVTYLAEPASLETRFAALTTETDLPRRLWTDAYLAAFAMAGGSRLVSFDVDFNRFPGLNFLCLQPV, from the coding sequence ATGGACATCCCGGACATCAACGTCTGGCTGGCCTTGGTGGATCAAAATCATGTCCACCATGCATCTGCGGTGCGTTATTGGGAGGAAACGGCGGATTCTCAGATGGCCTTCACGCGTGTTTCGATGATGGGACTGCTTCGTCTCAGCACCCAGCCGGGTGTGCTCAGTCGCACGCTCACCGCCGCGGAAGCTTGGCGGACTTACCACCAACTGATGGCGACCCCCGGAGTCACCTACCTGGCCGAACCTGCTTCCTTGGAAACCCGCTTCGCCGCACTCACCACCGAGACCGATCTGCCTCGTCGTCTGTGGACGGATGCCTACCTCGCCGCATTTGCCATGGCCGGCGGCTCCCGCCTTGTTTCCTTCGACGTCGATTTCAATCGGTTCCCCGGCTTGAACTTCCTCTGCTTACAACCGGTCTGA
- a CDS encoding LutB/LldF family L-lactate oxidation iron-sulfur protein: MIAPSKSFQLGSSDYHDREDTRAFIRRALKGYEVKRDENKDRFQDWQAARDAAAAIKHEAVEHLDRYLPEFIEKAEARGTKVFVAANGDRAKEHIISIIRQHQAKSVIKSKSMTGEEIHLSQALEAEGFEVVESDLGEFIVQLRQEPPFHIVFPAMHLKRDEISNLFHDKLGSAQTDSPEELTMIARRAIRQKYCDADIGISGVNFAVAETGSMVMCTNEGNGRLTTSLPRIHIAIMGIEKVIPKMEDLALLLPMLATAGSGQHVTCYNTIITGPRKSGESDGPEEFHLIIMDNARTTLLADAQQRDALHCIRCGACLNVCPIFKNVGGHSYGTTYPGPIGSVITPHLRGLQTWKHLSSASSLCGACTDACPVKIDLHHHLLHNRRNAIQGKKIWWELPLFLGFGWLAAQPKLYALAGKLGRLFQPLHSLVKATPFDPLISWTRFRDLPEPPPYAFREWWESRKAGQQMTDDGGQK, encoded by the coding sequence GTGATTGCTCCCTCCAAATCCTTCCAGCTCGGCAGTTCGGACTACCACGACCGCGAAGACACCCGCGCCTTCATCCGCCGTGCGCTCAAAGGCTACGAGGTCAAACGCGACGAGAACAAGGACCGCTTCCAGGACTGGCAGGCCGCCCGCGACGCCGCCGCCGCGATCAAACACGAGGCCGTCGAACACCTCGACCGCTACCTGCCGGAGTTCATCGAGAAAGCCGAGGCCCGCGGCACCAAGGTGTTTGTCGCCGCCAACGGCGACCGTGCCAAGGAACACATCATCTCGATCATCCGCCAGCACCAGGCCAAGTCCGTCATCAAGTCCAAGAGCATGACCGGCGAGGAAATCCACCTCAGCCAGGCCTTGGAAGCCGAGGGCTTCGAAGTCGTCGAATCCGATCTGGGCGAATTCATCGTCCAACTCCGCCAGGAACCCCCCTTCCACATCGTCTTCCCCGCCATGCACCTCAAGCGGGATGAAATTTCCAACCTCTTCCACGACAAGCTCGGCTCCGCCCAGACCGACAGCCCGGAAGAACTCACCATGATCGCCCGGCGCGCCATCCGGCAGAAATACTGCGACGCCGACATCGGCATCAGCGGGGTCAACTTCGCCGTGGCGGAAACCGGCTCCATGGTCATGTGCACCAACGAGGGCAACGGACGACTCACAACTTCGCTCCCCCGCATCCACATCGCCATCATGGGCATCGAGAAGGTCATCCCCAAAATGGAAGACCTGGCCCTCCTCCTGCCCATGCTCGCCACCGCGGGTTCCGGCCAGCACGTCACCTGTTACAACACGATCATCACCGGCCCGCGCAAATCAGGCGAAAGCGACGGCCCCGAGGAATTCCACCTCATCATCATGGACAACGCCCGGACCACCCTCCTGGCCGATGCCCAACAACGCGACGCTCTCCACTGCATCCGCTGCGGGGCCTGTCTCAACGTCTGTCCCATTTTCAAAAACGTCGGCGGCCATTCCTACGGCACCACCTACCCCGGGCCCATCGGTTCGGTCATCACGCCCCACCTCCGCGGACTGCAAACGTGGAAACACCTCTCCTCCGCCTCCTCGCTCTGCGGCGCCTGCACCGACGCCTGCCCGGTCAAGATCGACCTCCACCACCACCTGCTGCACAACCGCCGCAACGCCATCCAGGGCAAAAAAATCTGGTGGGAACTTCCGCTCTTCCTCGGCTTCGGCTGGCTGGCCGCCCAACCCAAACTCTACGCCCTGGCTGGAAAACTCGGACGCCTCTTCCAGCCCCTGCATTCCCTCGTCAAAGCCACCCCCTTCGACCCCCTCATCTCGTGGACCCGGTTCCGCGACCTACCCGAACCGCCCCCGTATGCCTTCCGGGAATGGTGGGAGAGCCGTAAGGCCGGACAACAGATGACGGACGACGGAGGCCAGAAATGA
- a CDS encoding iron-sulfur cluster assembly protein, with protein MSENGSQIQIVRDVDAVQIPAGTSVTLHAGSVVVLTQSLGGSFTVHSQNPPGLFRIASKDAPALGLQSEDAGTSPATGSLEERIWERLKTCYDPEIPVNIVDLGLVYSMVLSDAAGGKRVDVKMTLTAPGCGMGPSIAADAKQKILSLKEISEAEVEVVWEPQWNPSMISPEGKQRLGIE; from the coding sequence ATGTCCGAAAACGGTTCCCAAATCCAGATCGTCCGCGATGTCGACGCTGTGCAAATTCCCGCCGGGACATCGGTCACCCTCCACGCGGGCAGTGTGGTGGTGCTGACCCAGTCGCTCGGTGGCAGCTTCACCGTTCATTCCCAGAATCCTCCCGGACTTTTCCGCATCGCCAGCAAGGATGCACCCGCCTTGGGGCTGCAATCCGAGGACGCGGGCACCTCTCCTGCAACCGGGAGTTTGGAGGAACGCATCTGGGAGCGCCTCAAGACCTGCTACGATCCGGAGATTCCGGTCAACATCGTCGACCTCGGTCTGGTTTACAGCATGGTTCTTTCCGATGCTGCCGGTGGAAAACGGGTCGATGTCAAGATGACCCTCACCGCCCCCGGCTGCGGCATGGGTCCCTCGATTGCTGCTGACGCCAAGCAGAAGATTCTTTCCCTCAAGGAAATCTCCGAAGCCGAGGTTGAGGTGGTTTGGGAGCCCCAGTGGAACCCTTCGATGATTTCGCCCGAGGGCAAGCAGCGCCTTGGAATTGAATAA